From the Paraburkholderia sp. PREW-6R genome, one window contains:
- the bioA gene encoding adenosylmethionine--8-amino-7-oxononanoate transaminase, with amino-acid sequence MKAPSPSTSASPDDWIARSLRAVWHPCTQMKHHERVPLVPVARGQGAWLYDRAGNRYLDAISSWWVNLFGHANPRINAALKEQLDTLEHAMLAGCTHEPAIELAERLGALTNNTLGHAFFASDGASAVEIALKMSFHAWRNRGLADKQEFVCLANSYHGETIGALGVTDVALFKDAYDPLIRHAHVVQSPDPRTAAQNETAADAARRALAHVRALFESRAARIAALIVEPLVQCAAGMAMHHASYLAGLRALCDQYGVHLIADEIAVGCGRTGTFFACEQANVWPDFLCLSKGISGGYLPLSIVLSRDEIYELFYHDDTTRGFLHSHSYTGNPLACRAALATLDLFASDNVLAVNAQKSAKLKAALAPLAGHDQVRDLRQCGTIFAFDAVIDNVQHAKTFSRRFFENALERELLLRPIGTTVYLMPPYILDDEELALLALRTRDTFEATLAETR; translated from the coding sequence TTGAAAGCACCCTCACCATCGACCTCGGCATCACCGGATGACTGGATCGCCCGCAGCCTGCGCGCCGTCTGGCACCCGTGCACCCAGATGAAGCACCACGAGCGCGTGCCGCTCGTGCCCGTCGCGCGCGGACAAGGCGCGTGGCTCTACGATCGCGCCGGCAATCGCTACCTCGATGCAATCAGTTCCTGGTGGGTCAACCTGTTCGGCCACGCGAATCCGCGCATCAACGCAGCGCTCAAAGAGCAACTGGATACGCTCGAACACGCGATGCTCGCCGGCTGTACGCACGAACCCGCGATCGAACTCGCGGAACGCCTCGGCGCGCTCACGAATAACACGTTAGGCCATGCGTTCTTCGCGTCGGACGGAGCGTCCGCCGTCGAGATTGCGCTGAAGATGAGCTTTCACGCCTGGCGCAATCGCGGCTTGGCGGACAAGCAGGAATTCGTCTGCCTCGCCAACAGCTACCACGGCGAAACGATCGGCGCGCTCGGCGTGACCGACGTCGCGCTGTTCAAGGACGCCTACGATCCGCTGATCCGTCATGCCCACGTTGTGCAATCGCCCGATCCGCGAACGGCAGCGCAGAACGAAACCGCGGCCGATGCCGCGCGTCGAGCGCTCGCTCACGTGCGCGCGCTGTTCGAGAGCCGCGCAGCCCGCATCGCCGCGCTGATCGTCGAGCCGCTCGTGCAGTGCGCGGCTGGCATGGCCATGCACCACGCGTCCTATCTGGCAGGCCTGCGCGCACTGTGCGACCAATACGGCGTGCATCTGATCGCCGACGAAATAGCCGTCGGTTGCGGACGCACAGGCACATTCTTCGCGTGCGAACAGGCCAACGTCTGGCCGGATTTTCTGTGTTTGTCGAAAGGGATCAGCGGCGGTTATCTGCCGCTTTCCATCGTCCTGTCGCGTGACGAAATTTACGAACTCTTCTATCACGACGACACCACGCGCGGCTTCCTGCATTCGCATTCCTACACGGGCAATCCGCTTGCGTGCCGCGCGGCGCTTGCCACGCTCGATCTGTTCGCCAGCGACAACGTGCTTGCCGTCAACGCACAGAAATCCGCGAAACTGAAGGCCGCGCTCGCGCCGCTTGCTGGCCACGACCAGGTTCGCGATCTGCGCCAGTGCGGCACCATCTTCGCATTCGACGCCGTGATCGACAACGTTCAGCACGCCAAAACATTCTCTCGCCGCTTCTTCGAAAACGCGTTGGAACGCGAGCTGCTGCTGCGCCCGATCGGCACCACCGTTTACCTGATGCCGCCTTACATCCTCGATGACGAAGAACTCGCGCTGCTCGCCTTGCGCACGCGCGACACCTTCGAAGCCACGCTCGCGGAGACACGCTGA
- a CDS encoding CocE/NonD family hydrolase: MTFSKVLSKCVVLCAAATCAAAIAHADPLADTQAGPLGRAHVPRIALDDDVYLPTAGLNEQVIRVPVDAAGTVTLETTIYKPDGAGPFPMIVFNHGKIPGDPRTQERSDPLPFAREFVRRGYVVVAPNRQGFGHSDGVYEQDGCDVERNGLGQARDVAATIDFMSRQPYVDASHIVVAGTSHGGLATMAYGTEAAPGVRALINFSGGLRQDACTDWQGNLTRAFGAYGEKTKVPSLWLYGDNDSVWNAPLVANMYAAYGAHGAMSKMIDYGNYKNDAHRLVGDRDGVHVWWPAVEAFLARVGMPTGVQYRVADPSTPKPSGFAAVDAVDSVPYVDEAGRNGYRNFLHQYPSRAFAVSDSGAWSWAEGGDDPMSVAVANCQKQSSAPCRLYAVNNAVVWGDQSSQTAQTGGQNASSSAADVRGAIASRE; this comes from the coding sequence ATGACGTTCAGCAAGGTTCTGTCGAAGTGTGTGGTGCTCTGTGCAGCGGCAACGTGCGCTGCGGCTATTGCACACGCCGACCCGCTCGCCGACACGCAGGCTGGACCGCTGGGCCGCGCGCATGTGCCGCGTATTGCACTCGACGACGACGTCTATCTGCCTACTGCCGGCCTCAACGAACAGGTGATCCGCGTCCCCGTGGACGCTGCCGGCACGGTGACGCTCGAAACGACGATCTACAAACCAGACGGCGCCGGCCCGTTTCCGATGATCGTTTTCAACCACGGCAAGATTCCCGGCGATCCACGCACGCAGGAGCGCAGCGACCCGCTGCCGTTCGCGCGCGAGTTCGTTCGCCGCGGCTATGTGGTGGTGGCGCCGAACCGTCAAGGTTTCGGCCACTCGGACGGCGTGTATGAGCAGGATGGTTGCGACGTGGAGCGCAATGGTCTCGGCCAGGCGCGCGACGTCGCGGCCACGATCGACTTCATGTCCCGTCAACCCTACGTGGACGCTTCGCATATCGTGGTTGCCGGCACGTCGCACGGCGGCCTGGCGACCATGGCTTACGGCACCGAAGCCGCGCCGGGCGTGCGCGCGTTGATCAATTTCTCGGGCGGTTTGCGTCAGGACGCGTGCACCGACTGGCAGGGCAATCTCACGCGAGCCTTTGGCGCGTACGGCGAGAAGACCAAAGTGCCGTCGTTGTGGCTGTATGGCGATAACGATTCCGTGTGGAACGCGCCGCTCGTCGCCAATATGTACGCCGCCTATGGCGCACATGGCGCGATGTCGAAAATGATCGATTACGGTAACTATAAGAATGACGCGCATCGTCTGGTAGGTGACCGGGATGGCGTGCACGTATGGTGGCCGGCCGTCGAGGCGTTCCTCGCGCGCGTGGGCATGCCGACTGGCGTTCAGTACCGTGTCGCAGATCCGTCCACGCCAAAGCCTAGCGGGTTTGCCGCGGTCGATGCCGTGGATTCCGTCCCTTATGTCGATGAAGCGGGTCGAAACGGGTATCGCAATTTCCTCCATCAATATCCGAGCCGGGCGTTTGCTGTGTCCGACAGCGGCGCATGGTCGTGGGCCGAAGGCGGGGATGATCCGATGTCGGTCGCTGTCGCGAACTGCCAGAAGCAGAGTTCGGCGCCTTGCCGCTTGTATGCGGTGAACAATGCCGTCGTTTGGGGGGACCAGTCTTCGCAGACGGCTCAAACGGGTGGCCAGAATGCTTCATCATCGGCTGCGGATGTGCGGGGCGCCATTGCCAGTCGGGAATGA
- a CDS encoding YchJ family protein, giving the protein MNKQSLHVQRPSECPCGGASPELQRGAKAPRFAQCCGRYIDGGEHAPRALELMRSRYSAYVVGATDYLRATWAPHTCPADLDVDPAASDAARWLGLQIKAFHEADSRHATVEFVARYKVGGRAHRLHELSRFVRADDERWLYVDGDVRD; this is encoded by the coding sequence ATGAACAAGCAATCGTTGCACGTGCAACGACCGTCCGAGTGTCCCTGCGGCGGTGCGTCGCCCGAGCTGCAGCGTGGCGCCAAAGCGCCGCGCTTCGCGCAATGCTGTGGCCGCTACATCGACGGCGGCGAGCACGCGCCGCGCGCGCTCGAACTGATGCGCTCGCGTTACAGCGCTTATGTCGTCGGCGCAACCGATTATCTTCGCGCAACGTGGGCGCCGCACACCTGCCCCGCCGACCTCGACGTCGACCCCGCCGCGTCGGACGCCGCGCGTTGGCTCGGACTCCAGATCAAAGCCTTCCATGAGGCCGACAGCCGGCACGCCACGGTTGAATTCGTCGCACGTTACAAGGTGGGAGGCCGTGCGCACCGGCTGCACGAGTTGAGCCGCTTCGTGCGTGCTGACGACGAACGTTGGCTTTATGTCGATGGCGACGTCCGCGACTAA
- a CDS encoding acyl-CoA dehydrogenase family protein — translation MVLDQDHVMIRDAVRTFVRDAITPHAAQWDRERIFPQDVHRQLAELGAYGVLVPETYGGAGMDALALALILEEIAAGDGGTSTAISVNNCPVCSILLTFGNDAQKREWLTPLARGDMLGAFCLTEPQAGSDASALRTIATRDGDAYVLNGVKQFITSGKNGDVAIVMAVTDKSAGKRGISAFIVPTATEGYVVARVEDKLGQHSSDTAQIVFEDCRVPAANLIGAEGEGYRIALSGLEGGRIGIAAQSVGMARAAFEAALAYAKERESFGEPLFAHQAVQFRLADMATQLEAARQLIWHAASLKDAGQPCLTEAAMAKLFASEAAERICSAALQVHGGYGYLSDFPVERIYRDVRVCQIYEGTSDIQKILIARGIG, via the coding sequence ATGGTGCTTGACCAGGACCACGTGATGATTCGCGACGCCGTACGCACTTTCGTGCGGGACGCCATTACGCCGCATGCGGCGCAATGGGATCGCGAACGTATATTTCCGCAAGACGTGCACCGGCAACTCGCCGAACTCGGCGCGTATGGGGTGCTGGTGCCGGAGACCTATGGCGGCGCCGGCATGGACGCGCTGGCGCTCGCGCTGATTCTCGAAGAAATCGCCGCCGGCGATGGCGGCACGTCCACCGCGATTTCCGTCAACAACTGCCCGGTGTGCAGCATTCTGTTGACGTTCGGCAACGACGCGCAAAAACGCGAGTGGCTCACGCCGCTCGCTCGGGGCGACATGCTCGGCGCGTTTTGTCTGACGGAGCCGCAAGCCGGCTCCGACGCGTCCGCGCTTCGCACCATCGCCACGCGCGACGGCGACGCCTACGTGCTGAACGGCGTCAAACAGTTCATCACGAGCGGAAAGAACGGCGACGTCGCGATCGTGATGGCGGTCACCGACAAATCCGCGGGCAAGCGCGGCATCAGCGCGTTCATCGTGCCGACTGCCACCGAAGGTTACGTGGTAGCGCGCGTCGAGGACAAACTCGGCCAGCACTCGTCGGACACCGCGCAGATCGTTTTCGAGGACTGCCGCGTGCCGGCTGCGAACCTGATCGGCGCGGAAGGCGAAGGCTACCGGATCGCGCTGTCCGGGCTCGAAGGCGGGCGCATCGGCATCGCCGCGCAGAGCGTCGGCATGGCGCGCGCCGCGTTCGAGGCCGCGCTCGCCTATGCGAAGGAACGCGAAAGCTTTGGCGAGCCGCTCTTCGCGCACCAGGCCGTGCAATTTCGGCTGGCCGACATGGCCACCCAACTCGAAGCGGCGCGCCAGTTGATCTGGCACGCGGCGTCGCTCAAGGACGCCGGCCAGCCGTGTCTGACCGAGGCGGCCATGGCCAAGCTGTTTGCGTCCGAAGCCGCCGAGCGGATCTGCTCGGCCGCCTTACAGGTTCACGGCGGCTACGGCTATCTGAGCGACTTTCCGGTTGAACGGATTTACCGCGATGTACGCGTGTGCCAGATCTATGAGGGCACGAGCGACATCCAGAAGATCCTCATTGCGCGCGGGATAGGCTGA
- a CDS encoding SDR family oxidoreductase: protein MKTVLIVGASRGIGQEFVRQYLKSGWRVLATARDGAALDALKALGAETFSADVTVPADIAGLGWKLDGERLDAAIIVSGVYGPRTEGIETITAEDFDHVMQTNVRGPMQLMPVLLPLVEEAGGVFAVISSKMGSIADSSGTSGWLYRVSKAALNDALKLASLEARRATCVSLHPGWVQTDMGGAQAAIDPTRSVAGMREVLAQAAASRESFNGRFYQYDGTALDW from the coding sequence ATGAAGACAGTATTGATTGTCGGTGCGTCGCGCGGCATCGGACAGGAGTTCGTGCGTCAGTACCTGAAGAGCGGCTGGCGCGTGCTCGCCACTGCACGCGACGGCGCCGCACTCGACGCACTCAAGGCACTCGGCGCCGAAACCTTTTCCGCCGACGTGACCGTGCCCGCAGACATCGCCGGCCTCGGCTGGAAGCTCGACGGTGAACGGCTCGATGCGGCCATCATCGTGTCGGGTGTCTATGGTCCGCGTACTGAGGGTATCGAAACGATCACGGCGGAAGACTTCGATCACGTGATGCAGACCAACGTGCGCGGTCCGATGCAATTGATGCCGGTCCTGCTGCCGCTCGTCGAGGAAGCGGGCGGCGTGTTCGCGGTGATTTCGAGCAAGATGGGCAGCATTGCCGACAGCAGCGGCACTAGCGGCTGGCTCTACCGGGTGAGCAAGGCAGCATTGAACGACGCGCTCAAACTCGCGTCGCTCGAAGCCCGGCGCGCGACCTGCGTCTCGCTGCATCCAGGCTGGGTGCAAACGGACATGGGTGGCGCGCAGGCGGCGATCGACCCCACGCGCAGTGTCGCCGGCATGCGTGAAGTGCTTGCGCAAGCGGCTGCGTCGCGCGAATCGTTCAACGGCCGCTTCTATCAGTACGACGGCACGGCGCTCGACTGGTGA
- a CDS encoding acetyl-CoA C-acetyltransferase, protein MSDIQSDPIVIVGAARTPMAAFQGDFAALTAPQLGSAAIAAAVERARLKPEQIDEVVMGCVLPAGLGQAPARQAALGAGLPLSTGSTTVNKMCGSGMRAAMFAHDMLAAGSADVIVAGGMESMTNAPYLLPKARGGMRMGHGQVIDHMFYDGLEDAYEKGRLMGTFAEECAASFDFTREAQDAFAVESLNRAKRANEDGSFAWEITPVTVAGRKGDVTIDHDEQPFKANIEKIPSLKPAFSKTGTVTAANSSSISDGAAALVMMRESTAKRLGVEPIARVVGHSTFAQEPAKFTTAPVGAIRKLFDKNGWRAEDVDLFEVNEAFAVVTMAAMKEHKLPHEKVNVNGGACALGHPIGASGARILVTLIGALKKRGGKRGVATLCIGGGEATAMGIELI, encoded by the coding sequence ATGAGCGACATACAATCCGACCCGATCGTCATCGTGGGCGCGGCCCGCACGCCGATGGCCGCCTTTCAGGGTGACTTCGCAGCCTTGACCGCGCCGCAACTCGGCTCGGCCGCCATTGCGGCCGCGGTCGAGCGCGCGCGTTTGAAACCCGAGCAGATCGACGAAGTGGTGATGGGCTGCGTGCTGCCCGCCGGTCTCGGCCAGGCGCCCGCGCGGCAAGCGGCGCTCGGCGCGGGCTTGCCGCTTTCCACCGGCAGCACCACGGTCAACAAGATGTGCGGTTCCGGCATGCGCGCCGCCATGTTCGCGCACGACATGCTCGCCGCGGGGTCCGCCGACGTGATCGTGGCGGGCGGCATGGAGAGCATGACGAATGCGCCGTATCTGCTGCCGAAGGCGCGCGGCGGCATGCGCATGGGTCACGGCCAGGTGATCGACCACATGTTCTACGACGGTCTTGAAGACGCCTATGAAAAAGGCCGCCTGATGGGCACGTTCGCCGAGGAATGCGCGGCGTCGTTCGACTTCACGCGTGAGGCGCAGGACGCGTTTGCCGTCGAGTCGCTCAATCGCGCGAAACGCGCCAATGAAGACGGCTCGTTCGCGTGGGAGATCACGCCGGTCACCGTCGCCGGCCGTAAGGGCGATGTGACGATCGATCACGACGAGCAACCGTTCAAGGCGAACATCGAAAAGATCCCGTCGCTCAAGCCGGCGTTCAGCAAGACCGGGACCGTGACGGCGGCCAACTCGTCGTCGATTTCAGATGGCGCTGCCGCGCTCGTGATGATGCGTGAGTCGACAGCGAAGCGGCTCGGCGTCGAACCGATTGCCCGCGTGGTCGGCCATTCCACTTTCGCGCAGGAGCCCGCGAAGTTCACCACCGCGCCGGTCGGCGCGATCCGCAAGCTGTTCGACAAGAACGGCTGGCGCGCGGAAGACGTCGATCTCTTCGAGGTCAACGAAGCATTTGCCGTCGTAACGATGGCCGCGATGAAGGAGCACAAGCTGCCGCACGAGAAAGTCAACGTGAACGGCGGCGCGTGTGCGCTTGGTCATCCGATCGGCGCGTCGGGCGCGCGCATTCTCGTCACGCTGATCGGCGCGCTGAAGAAGCGCGGCGGCAAGCGCGGCGTCGCGACACTGTGCATCGGCGGCGGTGAAGCAACGGCAATGGGTATCGAACTGATCTGA
- the can gene encoding carbonate dehydratase, translating to MTTNDASKPHPLAHLFDNNDAWVARKLAEDPEYFSRLAHQQTPEYLWIGCSDSRVPANQIIGLPPGEVFVHRNIANVVVHTDLNCLSVIQFAVDLLKVKHIMVVGHYGCSGVGAALHGRRVGLADNWLHHVQDVRTKHAALIEEWPLGEARHRRLVELNAIEQVMNVCRTTIVNDAWARGQALTVHGWAYGVHDGKVRDLGMTISDPAALDTTYQECVAAVSTGGAHKADNDVLAADAAQLGDVPAVVEGVINHLKHE from the coding sequence ATGACTACGAACGACGCTTCCAAACCTCACCCTCTCGCGCATCTGTTCGACAACAACGACGCGTGGGTGGCCCGCAAACTGGCCGAAGACCCGGAGTACTTCTCGCGTCTCGCCCATCAGCAGACGCCCGAGTATCTGTGGATCGGCTGCTCCGATTCGCGTGTGCCGGCCAACCAGATCATCGGCCTGCCGCCGGGCGAAGTGTTCGTGCATCGGAACATCGCCAACGTCGTGGTGCATACGGATCTGAACTGCCTGTCCGTGATCCAGTTCGCGGTCGACTTGCTGAAGGTCAAGCACATCATGGTGGTCGGCCACTATGGCTGCTCCGGCGTGGGCGCTGCGCTGCACGGCCGTCGCGTCGGACTGGCTGACAATTGGCTGCACCACGTGCAGGACGTGCGCACGAAGCACGCCGCCTTGATCGAGGAATGGCCGCTCGGCGAAGCGCGTCACCGGCGCCTCGTCGAATTGAACGCGATCGAACAGGTGATGAACGTTTGCCGCACGACGATCGTCAACGACGCGTGGGCGCGAGGTCAGGCGCTGACGGTACATGGCTGGGCGTACGGCGTGCATGACGGCAAGGTGCGCGACCTCGGCATGACCATCAGCGATCCGGCCGCGCTCGACACGACGTATCAGGAGTGCGTGGCGGCGGTCTCCACCGGCGGTGCGCACAAAGCGGATAACGACGTGCTCGCCGCCGACGCCGCACAGCTCGGCGACGTGCCGGCTGTCGTCGAAGGCGTGATCAACCATCTCAAACATGAGTGA
- the aceK gene encoding bifunctional isocitrate dehydrogenase kinase/phosphatase, giving the protein MNHFPKLLSSQIGFDVAQTMLEGFDRHYRVFRDAAIRARTLFKRADWHGLQKLARDRITSYDERVSECVALLEDEYDAEHIDDEVWQQIKLHYIGLLTTHRQPECAETFFNSVCCKILHRSYFNNDFIFVRPAISTEYIENDEPAAKPTYRAYYPGNDGLAATLERIVTNFQLDTPFEDLTRDVGCVMQAIHDTFGAFDEAPNFQIHVLSSLFYRNKSAYIIGRIINGDLLLPFAVPIRHAKPGLLALDTVLLQRDQLLIIFSFSHSYFLVDMDVPSAYVEFLGTIMPGKPKAEIYTSLGLQKQGKNLFYRDLLHHLSHSSDRFIIAPGIKGLVMLVFTLPSFPYVFKLIKDSFPPPKDTTRARIKEKYQLVKRHDRLGRMADTLEYSSVALPLSRLDEALVRELEKEVPSLIEYDGDNLVIRHLYIERRMVPLNLYLQNGTDEEVDHGIREYGNAIKELIQANIFPGDMLYKNFGVTRHGRVVFYDYDEIEYLTDCIVRAVPAPRHEEDEMSGEPWYAIGPHDIFPETYGTFLLGDPRVRRAFMQHHADFFDPALWQRHKDHLLKGELPDFFPYDSSARFCVRYPERFADANAAQTAGVMQGAAARAA; this is encoded by the coding sequence ATGAATCACTTTCCCAAACTGCTGTCGTCGCAGATCGGATTTGACGTCGCGCAGACGATGCTGGAGGGATTCGACCGCCATTACCGTGTCTTTCGCGACGCCGCGATCCGTGCCCGCACGTTGTTCAAACGCGCCGACTGGCACGGTTTGCAGAAGCTGGCGCGCGATCGCATCACATCGTATGACGAGCGCGTGAGCGAGTGCGTGGCGCTACTCGAAGACGAATACGACGCGGAACATATCGACGACGAAGTGTGGCAGCAGATCAAGCTGCATTACATCGGCCTGCTGACCACACACCGCCAGCCCGAGTGCGCCGAAACGTTTTTTAATTCGGTGTGCTGCAAGATTTTGCACCGCTCGTACTTCAACAACGATTTCATTTTCGTGCGCCCCGCGATCTCGACCGAATACATCGAGAACGACGAGCCGGCCGCGAAACCCACCTACCGCGCGTACTATCCGGGCAACGACGGTCTTGCCGCGACCCTCGAACGCATTGTCACGAATTTCCAGCTCGACACGCCATTCGAAGATCTGACGCGTGACGTGGGCTGCGTAATGCAGGCCATTCACGACACGTTCGGCGCGTTCGACGAGGCGCCCAACTTTCAGATCCACGTGCTGTCGTCGCTGTTCTACCGGAACAAGTCGGCGTATATCATTGGGCGCATTATCAACGGCGATCTGCTGCTGCCTTTTGCTGTGCCGATCAGGCATGCGAAGCCGGGACTGCTCGCACTCGACACGGTGCTGCTCCAGCGCGACCAGTTGCTGATCATTTTTAGCTTCTCGCACTCGTACTTCCTCGTGGATATGGACGTGCCGTCGGCGTATGTCGAATTTCTCGGCACCATCATGCCGGGTAAGCCGAAAGCGGAAATCTATACGTCCCTGGGTCTGCAGAAGCAGGGCAAGAATCTGTTTTATCGCGACCTGCTGCATCATCTTTCCCATTCCAGCGACCGGTTCATCATCGCGCCCGGCATCAAGGGACTCGTGATGCTGGTGTTCACGCTGCCGTCGTTCCCGTACGTCTTCAAGCTGATCAAGGATTCCTTTCCGCCGCCGAAAGACACCACGCGCGCGCGGATCAAGGAAAAGTATCAGCTCGTCAAACGACACGACCGTTTAGGCCGCATGGCGGACACGCTCGAATATTCGAGCGTCGCGCTGCCTCTTTCGCGCCTCGACGAAGCGCTCGTGAGGGAACTCGAAAAGGAAGTGCCGTCGCTAATCGAATACGACGGCGACAACCTCGTGATCCGGCATCTGTATATCGAACGACGCATGGTGCCGCTCAACCTGTACCTGCAAAACGGCACGGACGAAGAAGTGGATCACGGCATCCGCGAATACGGCAATGCGATCAAGGAACTGATCCAGGCGAACATTTTCCCCGGCGACATGCTGTACAAGAACTTCGGCGTGACGCGACACGGGCGCGTCGTGTTTTATGACTACGACGAGATCGAATATCTGACCGACTGTATCGTTCGCGCGGTGCCCGCGCCGCGTCACGAGGAAGACGAAATGTCGGGCGAGCCGTGGTACGCGATTGGCCCGCACGACATTTTCCCGGAGACGTATGGCACCTTTCTGCTCGGCGACCCGCGCGTGCGCCGTGCCTTCATGCAACACCATGCGGACTTCTTCGACCCGGCGCTCTGGCAACGGCACAAGGATCATCTACTGAAAGGCGAACTGCCCGACTTTTTCCCTTATGACAGCAGCGCGCGCTTTTGCGTGCGATATCCGGAGCGCTTTGCCGACGCGAACGCGGCACAAACGGCGGGCGTCATGCAAGGCGCTGCCGCGCGAGCGGCGTGA
- a CDS encoding MerR family DNA-binding transcriptional regulator, whose translation MNTQYTITELAREFDVTPRAIRFYEDQGLLSPSREGSSGLRRVYSGRDRTRLKLTLRGKRLGFTLSEIRDLLDVYESPTDTVPQLHAFLATVARHREVLERQLEDLNATLEDLAQYEAQARAMLESGARETRQA comes from the coding sequence ATGAACACGCAATACACGATTACCGAACTCGCGCGGGAATTCGACGTCACGCCGCGCGCGATCCGCTTCTACGAAGATCAGGGTTTACTCTCACCCAGCCGCGAAGGGTCGAGCGGTCTGCGGCGCGTTTATTCGGGCCGCGACCGGACGCGGCTGAAACTCACGCTGCGCGGCAAACGGCTGGGCTTCACGCTGTCGGAAATCCGCGACCTGCTGGACGTGTACGAATCGCCTACGGACACCGTTCCGCAGTTGCATGCGTTCCTCGCCACGGTAGCGCGGCATCGCGAAGTGCTGGAACGTCAACTGGAAGATCTGAACGCGACGCTGGAAGACCTCGCGCAGTACGAAGCCCAGGCGCGTGCGATGCTTGAAAGCGGGGCGCGGGAAACGCGGCAGGCATGA
- a CDS encoding MBL fold metallo-hydrolase has product MNALEHQLDYPFNDTLPEAGQAMGVAPGVFWLRMRLPFALDHINLWLLRDEIDGQQGWTVVDCGITSDEIKANWERAFDSVLDGLPVLRVIVTHCHPDHIGLAHWICAGGDKKRWDVRLWITHGEYMQARVMAAGDGSNAGGEGAARHFARHGVTDEESLDKLRNRKSYYASLVPALPAQYRRLREGDPVEIGGRTWRVITGFGHSPEHCALYCETAGVLISGDMVLPRISTNVSVFDMEPEGTPLALYLESLGRYETLPEDTLVLPSHGKPFRGVRTRIRQLREHHDARLDEVRQACAQTPQSAADIVPLMFKRQLDIHQMTFAMGEALAHLHLLWLAGELKREQGEDGVVRFAPV; this is encoded by the coding sequence ATGAATGCACTCGAACATCAACTCGACTACCCGTTCAACGATACGCTGCCCGAAGCCGGTCAGGCGATGGGAGTTGCGCCCGGCGTGTTCTGGCTGCGCATGCGGCTGCCGTTCGCGCTGGACCACATCAACCTGTGGTTGTTGCGCGATGAGATCGACGGGCAGCAGGGCTGGACGGTCGTCGACTGCGGCATTACGTCCGATGAGATCAAAGCGAACTGGGAGCGCGCGTTCGACAGCGTGCTGGACGGACTGCCGGTGTTGCGCGTGATCGTCACGCACTGTCATCCGGACCATATCGGCCTCGCTCACTGGATCTGCGCGGGCGGCGACAAGAAGCGCTGGGACGTGCGGCTGTGGATCACGCATGGCGAATACATGCAGGCACGGGTGATGGCGGCCGGCGACGGCTCGAATGCAGGCGGCGAGGGTGCGGCGCGCCACTTCGCTCGGCATGGCGTGACGGACGAGGAATCGCTCGACAAACTGCGCAACCGCAAGAGCTACTACGCGAGCCTCGTACCGGCTCTTCCCGCCCAGTATCGCCGTTTGCGCGAAGGCGACCCGGTGGAGATCGGCGGCAGAACCTGGCGCGTAATAACGGGCTTTGGCCATTCGCCTGAACACTGCGCGCTGTATTGCGAAACGGCGGGCGTGCTGATTTCCGGCGACATGGTGCTGCCGCGTATTTCGACCAATGTTTCGGTGTTCGATATGGAACCGGAAGGTACGCCGCTCGCGCTGTATCTGGAGTCGCTCGGGCGCTACGAGACGTTGCCGGAAGACACGCTCGTGCTGCCGTCGCACGGCAAGCCATTTCGCGGCGTGCGTACGCGCATTCGTCAATTACGCGAGCATCACGATGCGCGTCTGGACGAGGTGAGGCAAGCGTGCGCGCAGACGCCGCAAAGCGCGGCGGATATCGTGCCGCTCATGTTCAAGCGCCAGCTCGATATCCATCAGATGACGTTTGCAATGGGCGAAGCGCTGGCTCACCTGCATCTGTTGTGGCTGGCTGGTGAATTGAAGCGCGAGCAGGGCGAGGATGGGGTCGTGCGGTTTGCGCCGGTGTAA